The following proteins come from a genomic window of Betaproteobacteria bacterium:
- a CDS encoding glycosyltransferase translates to MTESKNLAVAITTKNNLRTIRECLQSVHGIADKMFVVDSGSTDGTVELCRQMGAEVVYREWPGPVAQKQYAMDQCADYDWVLNLDSDEMLDAELIASIRGALHTARPEIDGFSFNRKIWFRGQWLNYVFQPEHRVRLVRPRRATVQGIGPEGKGGHDGVSVDGEVRHLPGVCKHDSWADAAEMMRRYVELGARSAQYDPRRSTILRLLLSPLGAFVKQYFFKQGFRDGRLGLLMCLGIAYGNAIKQMLKMAWDMERPGSHT, encoded by the coding sequence GCACGATTCGCGAGTGCCTGCAAAGCGTGCACGGCATCGCGGACAAGATGTTCGTGGTGGACTCCGGTTCGACCGATGGCACTGTAGAGCTCTGCAGGCAGATGGGCGCGGAGGTTGTCTACCGGGAATGGCCGGGCCCGGTGGCGCAGAAGCAGTACGCAATGGATCAATGCGCAGACTACGACTGGGTGTTGAACCTGGACTCCGACGAGATGCTGGATGCCGAGCTGATCGCTTCCATTCGCGGCGCCCTCCACACGGCTCGTCCTGAGATCGACGGCTTTTCCTTCAACCGCAAGATATGGTTCCGTGGCCAGTGGCTGAATTACGTCTTTCAGCCCGAACACCGCGTGCGCCTCGTTCGTCCGCGAAGAGCCACCGTGCAGGGCATCGGCCCGGAGGGCAAGGGTGGCCACGACGGTGTGAGCGTCGACGGCGAAGTGCGGCATTTGCCCGGTGTCTGCAAACACGATTCGTGGGCGGACGCCGCGGAGATGATGCGCCGTTACGTCGAGCTCGGTGCACGATCGGCGCAGTACGATCCCCGGCGCAGCACCATCCTGCGCTTGCTGCTCTCGCCGCTGGGTGCGTTCGTGAAGCAGTATTTTTTCAAGCAGGGCTTTCGCGATGGCCGCCTGGGCCTGCTGATGTGCCTCGGAATTGCGTATGGCAATGCGATCAAGCAGATGCTCAAAATGGCCTGGGACATGGAGCGGCCGGGAAGTCACACTTGA